In Nitrosomonas stercoris, the genomic stretch CCTCTTGCAAATTGATAATCACTTGTTCTATCTGCGCTTCAACGCCTGATACCATTTGCATAGTGACTGGATCCAGCCCGATCTGGCCGGAAAGATAAACAGTGTCTCCATGTGTTACACGGATAGCCTGAGAATAAGTACCAATGGCTTGAGGAGCTTTATTGGTGCTCACAACTGATTTATTCATTTTGGATTCCTCAAATAATGTGATGGGCTAAAATATCTGCTGCCAGTGCCATTAGACAATTGCTTCAAATTTTAACCAAATATAAATCTATGCAAAAACTTGTTATTCACGGTGGAAAAAAACTCCAGGGCGAAATTAGTATTTCCGGCGCTAAGAACGCAGCCCTGCCTTTGTTATGCACATCATTACTCACCGCAGAACCACTGATATTGCACAATATTCCGCAGCTTAAAGATGTCACAACCATGCTCGCGCTACTCAAACAAATTGGAGTGAGCATTCTAGCAAATGACAACGGCACAGCAGAACTATCTGCCACTCACATTACTGACCCGTCCGCTTCATACGACATGGTTAAAACTATGCGTGCCGCCATTCTGGTATTGGGGCCATTACTAGCCCGAACCGGACAAGCTTATATTTCCCTACCAGGTGGTTGTGCAATCGGCGTGCGCCCGGTTGATCAACATATTAAAGGATTGCAGGCAATGGGCGCAGAAATTAGTATCGAACAGGGATATATTCGTGCTCAAGCTGATCGTCTTGCCGGCGCACATATTGTGATGGACATGGTGACCGTTACTGGCACAGAAAATCTGATGATGGCAGCCACGCTAGCATCTGGCACAACCGTTCTGGAAAATGCAGCACGAGAACCTGAAGTGAATGATCTGGCCAACTGCCTGATCAATATGGGAGCAAAAATAGATGGTGTAGGTAGTAACACTATTGTGATTGAAGGAGTGAATCAGTTACATGGATGTTCGCATGCTGTTATGCCAGATCGCATCGAGACCGGCACATTTTTAACAGCCGCAACAGCTTGTGGAGGTGATATCACGCTCACCCAAACATGTGCTGATACGCTGGATGTTGTACTGGAGAAACTTGTTGAAACTGGTGCAGAAATTGAAACTGGCACAGATTGGGTTCACTTGCGTATGCGGAAACGTCCTCAAGCAATTAACCTGCGCACAGCCCCCTACCCTGCGTTTCCTACAGATATGCAGGCACAATTCATGGCCTTAAACTGCATCGCTGAAGGCACCGCCGTCATCACAGAAACGATCTTTGAAAACCGATTTATGCATGTGCAAGAACTCAAACGCCTTAATGCAGATATTCAGGTTGAAGGTAATACTGCAATTGTGCACGGTGTCCCGCAGCTTGATGGCGCCAACGTCATGGCTACTGATTTACGAGCTTCTGCCTGCCTAATTATCGCTGGGCTGGTTGCACAGGGGGAAACAACTGTTGATCGCATCTACCATCTGGATCGTGGTTATGAACAGATCGAGCTGAAATTAGCACAGCTCGGCGCCCAAATAAAGCGTGTGCGCTAAAGAATGCTAGCATATATACAATGAGAACCAGCCAATTTGCGAATGATCCACTTTTGTTTAAATGAAACCATACTGACCCTAATTATCCTAACACCTCTTCAATTACTGTCAGATATTTTTTTATCACAATTTTTTCATCAAATTCCCGCTCCATCTTTTCCCTGCCGCGCAACCCCATGGCCGTACGTTTGGAGTGCGATAGCGCAACCATTTTGGAGATTTTGTCAGCAAGATCAACGGCATCTCGTGGCTTGCATAAATAGCCGTTCACACCGTCATCGACAACATCACGACAACCAACTGAATCCGTTGTTACAATCGGACGCGCCATTGCAGCTGCTTCCAGCAGGGTGCGCGGAGTACCCTCTCGATAGTATGAAGGCAGAACAATACAATCTGCCTGTGCAATCTCTTCTGCCACGTTATCACTCACTCCCAGATAGTGAATGACTCCCTCTGCTATCCATTCATCCATCTGCTGGCGTGAAATAGCTGCCGGGTTCTGTACATCCAAAAAACCTAGCAAACAGAAATTTGCATCCAATCCCTGTTTTTTCAGAATACGTGCTGCCTCGACAAACTCTCCGACACCTTTATCCCACAACATACGAGCAATCAGCAGAAAACGTAATGGCGTTTTACCAGATAAGGGTACGGGCGTAAAGCGATCAAGATCAACTCCAATACCGGGTAAACGATCAGCAACAGGCTTGGGAACAAGACCATCATCGATAAACAAAGCCATATCTTCATCATTTAGAAAATACGCTTTTGATGAGCGTAGTAAAGACATACGATATAACCTACTAACAAGATGGGTTAGCCAGGTTTTTTGCATAAATACCGCACCCAGACCTTCAATCGTGTTAATTACTGGAATACCACGTGCATGAGCAGCCAAAGATCCATAAATATTCAGCTTGATCGTGTATCCCAGGCAAATTGCCGGGCTTTCCTTACGTAACAATCGCAGAAAACGCAAAAAAAACAATAGGTCACGCCCCGGATGCGTTCCTTTGTTGTCCATAGATAGTGGTACATAGCGGCAACCCAATTCTGTCAGCTGCGGAGCATATTCATCTGATGGCGCAACCGCCACCACCTCATATCCTGCTGCAACCAGACCTCGAATCAAGCCGACACGAAAATTCACCAGATTCCATGTCGCATTAGCTGCGACCAATATTTTTCTATTTATGCTACTCACATTTCCCTTCAATTTATCTGAAATTCATAAAATTCTTATTCCACAACTACATTCCATGCCAAGTGGTAATTTCTGATCATACGATCCAAGCTGAAAAGATCTTCCACCCGTTGTCGTGCAGCAGTACAACGCACCTGCCAGGCTACCTCATTCTGCATAGCTGCACG encodes the following:
- a CDS encoding UDP-N-acetylglucosamine, translating into MQKLVIHGGKKLQGEISISGAKNAALPLLCTSLLTAEPLILHNIPQLKDVTTMLALLKQIGVSILANDNGTAELSATHITDPSASYDMVKTMRAAILVLGPLLARTGQAYISLPGGCAIGVRPVDQHIKGLQAMGAEISIEQGYIRAQADRLAGAHIVMDMVTVTGTENLMMAATLASGTTVLENAAREPEVNDLANCLINMGAKIDGVGSNTIVIEGVNQLHGCSHAVMPDRIETGTFLTAATACGGDITLTQTCADTLDVVLEKLVETGAEIETGTDWVHLRMRKRPQAINLRTAPYPAFPTDMQAQFMALNCIAEGTAVITETIFENRFMHVQELKRLNADIQVEGNTAIVHGVPQLDGANVMATDLRASACLIIAGLVAQGETTVDRIYHLDRGYEQIELKLAQLGAQIKRVR
- a CDS encoding N,N'-diacetylbacillosaminyl-diphospho-undecaprenol-alpha-1,3-N-acetylgalactosaminyltransferase — its product is MSSINRKILVAANATWNLVNFRVGLIRGLVAAGYEVVAVAPSDEYAPQLTELGCRYVPLSMDNKGTHPGRDLLFFLRFLRLLRKESPAICLGYTIKLNIYGSLAAHARGIPVINTIEGLGAVFMQKTWLTHLVSRLYRMSLLRSSKAYFLNDEDMALFIDDGLVPKPVADRLPGIGVDLDRFTPVPLSGKTPLRFLLIARMLWDKGVGEFVEAARILKKQGLDANFCLLGFLDVQNPAAISRQQMDEWIAEGVIHYLGVSDNVAEEIAQADCIVLPSYYREGTPRTLLEAAAMARPIVTTDSVGCRDVVDDGVNGYLCKPRDAVDLADKISKMVALSHSKRTAMGLRGREKMEREFDEKIVIKKYLTVIEEVLG